AAAACCAAAACAATCGGGTTAATCGTAGAAGACATTGCTAATAATTTCTTTGCCAACGTAGCGAAAGTAGTAGAAGACGAGGCAGACAAATATGGCTACAAGGTACTCTTCGGGAGTACTGAAGACAATGAAGAAAAAGCCCGTGGCTTGCTGGAAGTACTTCGTTACCGACAGGTAGACGGCTACATTATCACGCCTACCCTCAATCTGGACAAGGACATTGCTTCCCTGCAAAAGCCGGTTGTCCTCATGGACCGTTATTTTCCGAATGTCAAAGATTCCTCGTATGTAGTGGTAGATAACTACCAGGGGGCCGTGACTGCTGTAGACCACCTGGTGGCCCAGGGGTATAAGCACATTGGTATTATTACCACCACCTCGCACCAGATCCAGATGCAACAGCGCCTGGAAGGTTTTAGTGCAGGCCTGAAGAAGCATGGGCTGCCTTCAGGAAAGAATGTGATCAAACGCCTGCCTTTTGACCTGGACCGACCAGGTTTTACCCAGGAGATCACCAAATATTTGCAAAACAACCGGGAACTGGATGCCGTGTTCTTTGCCACCAACTACCTGGGTATTTGTGGTATAGAAAGCATTCGCTCGATAGGTTTGCAGATAGGCAGTGAACTGGGTATGGTAAGTTTTGACGACCATGACATTTTCCGCTTATTAAGCCCTGCAGTGACCTGCGTAGCACAGCCGGTAGAGGAAATAGGCAGAACATTGATCAGGATCCTGATGGAGGAGCTGGACGAGACCTCCGAAGGGCCTAAGCAGGTTGTATTGCCACTGGAATTGCGGGAACGGGAATCTTCCGTACTTGTAAAGAAGTTGCCGAAGGCCTGATGTAATCGTTTACCTTAAATTATTTCATTTTATAATCGCTTTTGTCGCAGGCAGAAGCGATTTTTTTTGTCATGAATTTGACATACTGTATAAATATAATTTGTTCATTATGAAAACTTTCTATAAGTTGCAAAAAAACACCTATACCGGAACCCGTGAAGTTGCTTAGAACCCATTTTATCTGCTTTTTATAAATAATCACAGGAAATCATTTTTGTAAATGCTTATACCATGAAAAGAGTGAAATTTCTACTGTCGCGTTACGGATAAACTTCCCACTATTAATTTTTCGTAAAGTCTTGGGACAGGAATGAAATTATATTACGATTTCTTCAATTTGTGTTTTTTTCTCCAATAGTATTTTCTCATGAAAGGGTGTTAATTTACCTGGATTAAGCGTAAATGACTTATTAGATAAAAAAATGTTAAATCTTTTTTGTTTCTAAGAATTATTTGGGTAGTTTGGCGCTGTCAATTTAAGAATGTAGAGAAAAACTATGTCATTTTAGAGAAGATGAGTGTACTGGCGGACAATATGGTGAAAATACCACCAATAAAGAAGAAATCAAAATGGCCTATACCAATAATAAAGAGAAGTAATACGTAAACGGTGACTGCCGGAATGTGCTAAAAAATAGTTACAATTTCAGCGATAGGGTCCCAACTTTAGAAGAGAAAATAACATCACATTTCAGGAAAAAGAGCTTGTCTGCTCCTTGTAAAAAAGGAGCCATCCTATGCCGTGCCTTCCTGTATGTAATCACATTGTGACTAAACACTTATCATACTTAAAATCTAACTAAAAGAAAGCTATGCGAAGATCTCTATTAGTAAGCACACTGCTTCTTTTGTTCTGCTGCTTTACTGCTTTGGCGCAAGACAAAAAGGTTGTGTCCGGAACTGTTAAAGACGACAAAGGAGCACCTGTTCCTGGTGTGACTGTTGTGGAAAAAGGTACCAAAAATGGTATTCAGACAGCTCCAGACGGTACATTTAAACTTTCCGTAGGTCCAAATGCCACCCTGATTATCTCCTATGTAGGTTATGCAAAACAGGAAATTGCAGTTGCAGGCCAGTCAACCATCAACACTACGCTCGCTGTAGACAACAAAGGTCTGAATGAAGTAGTGGTCACTGCGATGGGTATTAAGAGAGAAGCCCGTGCACTGGGTTATTCTGTTAGTACTGTAAACGCAAAAGATCTCACACAATCCGGTTCTCCGAGCTTCTCTTCCGCTCTGTACGGTAAAGCTGCCGGTGTAAAGGTAGTTGCTGCTCCGGGTGGTGCCAGCTCTGGTGTTGCTATCCAGGTGAGAGGTGTATCTTCTGTGTCTCTGAACACTCAGCCACTGTATGTTGTGGATGGTGTGCCTATCAGAAACTTCGCTGATCCTACCAAATCAAGTTTCAATACCACTAACAACCGTATCGATGGTAACGGTGCACTGGATATCAACCCTGAAGATATCGAAACCCTGACCGTACTGAAAGGTGCTTCTGCATCTGCACTGTATGGTTCTGAGGCTACAAATGGTGTAATCGTAATCACTACCAAGAAAGGTATTAAAGGTAGAGGCTTAGGCGTCGATATGAACTATTCATATACTGCTGAAAATCTGCAGAATAGCCCTGATTACCAAACTGAATTTGGTCCTGGTTATGAAGCACAAACAAACGTAGCAAACGGTGCTACTGCTGAAGGCTGGATCGCTGACTCTGATGGAACTTTACGTCCTTACTATAGGGCATATGGTCAGTTCGGTCCTAAATACGATGGCAGAACTGTAAGATACTGGGATGGTTCTACAAAGACCTACTCTGCTCAGAAGAATAACTACCGTAGTTTCTTCCAGACTGGTTATAACTCTATGTTCAACGTAGCAGTATCTAACTCCAGCGATATCGCTACTTATCGTTTCTCTTACAGCCGTAACGATTATAAAGCTATTCTGCCAGGTTCTAACCTGAACAAGAATAACTTCAACCTGAACGCTACACTGAGACTGCATAAGAAAGTAACCTTAGATATCGTATCTACATTCAATAACAACTTTACGCACAACCGTCCTCAGTCTATGACTAACCTGTTTAGCTCATACGATGGTTTCTTTAGCCGTATGGATGATATGGATGCTTACAAAACCAGGTACCAGACATCTCATGGTTACAAATATGTTAGATATAATGAAAGTACCTATGATCAGGACGAGAAGTTCCGTTATAATATCAGAGCTTACAACTTACTGGACTATCTGTACACTCAGTTGAGAAACAGCTATGATGAAAATCAAAACCGTTTCATCAACAGTGCAACCTTAACTTACTCTATCCTGGATAACCTGAAGTTCCGTGGCCGTATTGGTAATGACTTCACTAACTGGAAAGCTGAAAATAAGGAACATAACCAAGTGCCTACTTATGCAGGTACAAGCGGTAAATATGGTGTAGAACAAAGAACCAACAGCCTGCTGTACGGTGATGCGATGTTAACTTACAACCCTAAAATTGGTAAGAACTTCGATCTGGGTGTTAGCGGTGGTTTCACTGGTAGAAAACAAAACTTCCAGTACGGTTACAACTATACAACTG
This window of the Chitinophaga sancti genome carries:
- a CDS encoding LacI family DNA-binding transcriptional regulator — translated: MKGISIKDIAQQAGVSPTTVSFVLNGKGKEKRISEQVSKRILKIAGKLKYKPNQLARGLRTGKTKTIGLIVEDIANNFFANVAKVVEDEADKYGYKVLFGSTEDNEEKARGLLEVLRYRQVDGYIITPTLNLDKDIASLQKPVVLMDRYFPNVKDSSYVVVDNYQGAVTAVDHLVAQGYKHIGIITTTSHQIQMQQRLEGFSAGLKKHGLPSGKNVIKRLPFDLDRPGFTQEITKYLQNNRELDAVFFATNYLGICGIESIRSIGLQIGSELGMVSFDDHDIFRLLSPAVTCVAQPVEEIGRTLIRILMEELDETSEGPKQVVLPLELRERESSVLVKKLPKA
- a CDS encoding SusC/RagA family TonB-linked outer membrane protein, with the translated sequence MRRSLLVSTLLLLFCCFTALAQDKKVVSGTVKDDKGAPVPGVTVVEKGTKNGIQTAPDGTFKLSVGPNATLIISYVGYAKQEIAVAGQSTINTTLAVDNKGLNEVVVTAMGIKREARALGYSVSTVNAKDLTQSGSPSFSSALYGKAAGVKVVAAPGGASSGVAIQVRGVSSVSLNTQPLYVVDGVPIRNFADPTKSSFNTTNNRIDGNGALDINPEDIETLTVLKGASASALYGSEATNGVIVITTKKGIKGRGLGVDMNYSYTAENLQNSPDYQTEFGPGYEAQTNVANGATAEGWIADSDGTLRPYYRAYGQFGPKYDGRTVRYWDGSTKTYSAQKNNYRSFFQTGYNSMFNVAVSNSSDIATYRFSYSRNDYKAILPGSNLNKNNFNLNATLRLHKKVTLDIVSTFNNNFTHNRPQSMTNLFSSYDGFFSRMDDMDAYKTRYQTSHGYKYVRYNESTYDQDEKFRYNIRAYNLLDYLYTQLRNSYDENQNRFINSATLTYSILDNLKFRGRIGNDFTNWKAENKEHNQVPTYAGTSGKYGVEQRTNSLLYGDAMLTYNPKIGKNFDLGVSGGFTGRKQNFQYGYNYTTVGLGTENWFSLTNSAGTLGSESARGEQIDIAGFGIVNLSYKGWLYLEGTGRTEKTSTLPKGANSYTYPSVNAGFVFSDVFKMPTWFNYGKLRTSYGLTGNHPTMYMSPIAFTQYGITIDGNYIAYQQPNASTFGNEGLRSEQKREFEFGLETRILDGKVGVDLTYYNNKIKDQILTATTPMTAGAGAQIVNAGDLSNYGFEGAINATPIQNKNFRWNTRFNFAINRNKLTRLAPIFPNITNDLEGGYVIARSEVGDPLGNLYVHPHNTDANGNYIVDKDAGIYTYNTDKYIYAGNVMPKIVGGFSNTFTYKAFSVDVTLDYRFGGKLVSIPSYYAVGAGMFKSTLQYRDAARGGLPYAVVSDKDGNYAPVAAGQPGDRQNGVILEGVTDEAGTKNSKIIDAGTYYRNQFGWHSGDYTAAIFNNNYIKVREVSATYTMPKKIVDKLHFQGLQVSLVARNLFYIHKSLPYGLDPESATGSSWLDQGQDKGALAPTRSFGASLRARF